CATGCATCCTTACGAGGGGTAATACGAGGATTCGCTGGAAATGACTCTTCGTATTCCCTGTGAAAATATCTCAAGCCTCTGATGCATTTGAGATATTTTCAAATCTAGGATGCGTGAGCCTCTTCGAGGCTTGGTATAAGACCTGTGTTACCGTGATGCGGCTCTTCCACTGCGTGGAGTGAGATCAATTGGCCGTTGGCTATTGCGACCAGTGAGGCAATCACATGGATTGAATGTCATTGGCTGAGCCCGGTTGCTTTTCTATGAAGCACTCAGGGCAATCAGGAAATCCGGGCCGTTTTTCCAGGCATTTCCCGGAACGCTCTATGGCATCCTTCACGTTATCCACTGTGCAGAAGACGCGCTAATACCGCCAATTCTGTTGGGTAAGTTTGTTTTTTGGAACGGACGCGCTTTAAGAGAATACGCAATAGTTGTACAACCATAGTTTCCCAGAGATGCCTATGTCTGCTTTGTTTAAGAATGGCCCAAAAATTTAAAATATGTATTTTATTTTGTAATTCTACCAAAGATTGTTTTGTATACGATCGTGATATTTGAGTAATAATTCCGCCTACCCCATTTGGGGGATGTTTAAAGCACCCAAAAATGGTTGATAAACGTTGTTGGAAATAAACAACATTATTTCAAGTGGGGCATTTGATGCATAAAGATACAGAGTCTGCGCTTGGATATAGTCACGCGGAACAATTGGACCAGAAGAAGACAGAATTGTCTCGAAACAATCGACGGGAAGCCTACGACGAGGATTTGGCGGGCACGCCCGATCGTGACAGCATGATGTATGCACCACGGGTGTTCGCAGGAATGGGTGTCGTCTTGCTGGGTTTTGCCATCTATAATTACCAATCGACAGGGCTCATCGCGGCCACAATCATCAGGACGGTTGTTGCGGCAATTATTCTTCAAAGCGTCTATTTCATCGCGATTGTCTACCTTGTCATGCGTCGGGTGAAGGCGCGCCTTGCCACGCTTCAAAACAGTCAAGCCTCCCGTGATGGTCGTACACAAAATGACCAGTGTGCAGGTCGCGACCTGACGCTTGCCGAGAGGGCGGACAATGCCTGAGCCTGGTCTATGCCTGTGAGGTGTGCAGGTATGAAGGGGCTTTTCCGGGCATTGGTGATGCGGAATCAGAATGACAAAGTGCCGACGTCCTTTTAAAGCGGTTTCCAGTGTCGAAGCCGCACAAAGGAGGATGTAAGACCCTCAATCCGCTTCCAGTGAATGAAGCGAAGTCAGAGCGGCAATAAGGTCGGTTTGCCGGGCCATATCGGTTTTGGCCAGTACGGTTTTTATCTGGCTTCTGGCGGTTTCCAGCTGAATCCCAAGGGCCTGGGCGGCATCGCGCAGAGGCTCTCCATCCAGAAGCAGTTTCGTCAAACGCGCCTCGGCGCGCGTTAAATTCATCAGGGATTGGATCATCTCCGAGGTCAGGCCATTGCTACGGCTGAGGGGGACCAGAATGATGAAAAAGCTGACCGGGCTGAACAATCCGACATTCAACCGGGCGGCGGGAATGAGATAGACGACCGCCGGCGGCAGGCCCGGCTGGCCGGGGCAGGCGAATTGAGCGCCCTGCATCTCATCCCGGCTGGCGCCAGCTGCCATACCCGCGGCAAGACTGGCTTCAAAACTTGCCTGTGCTGCGGGATGGAGAAAGCGCAACTGGTCGAAGGCCGAAATGGCGTATCTTGGATTGCCTGCTTCAAACACCGTATTGCACCCCAGAATCTTGCCTTTGGCGGTCAGTGCGGCGGTGGGCAGCCGCGCCAGCTGCAATGCCCGCAGACTGTTGTCGACCGCCTTGAATTCAAGCTGGGAGGCAAGGATCAGGCTGCGACGCAGGTCCCGGCCAACGCTGTTGAGAAGATCAAGATGTTTTTCTTCGATGGGACCGCTATCACGCTTTCGTTCAATCGAGATGGCAATGATTTTCTCCTGCGGAAGATCGAAGCTGACGCCAGCCGCAAAGCCAAAGCCGCGCGGCCAGAGAAAATCCCGGTAAAGTGGCTCATCGCGCATCTGCTCATGCGAAAACTGATCGACATCGCTGATGAATTTCGACTTGCTGGAGCTCAGCAGCGCTTTGGTGCGAATATTGTCGGCAGTCCAGCCCTGTTTGAAAAAATCAGAATAAAGCTCGCGCACACCTGGCGTCGTGATCAAGGGCATGAGCTCGTCGGAGATATTGACAAGCAGGGCGCCTTCCGCACCGACAAGATGCGCCAAGCGGTCCAGCGCATTTTCCCAGGCCGCCGGTTCAGCGGCCGCTTCGTAAATGCAATCTATGATAGTTTCCGGCATAGCAATCTCACATATTAATATTGCTATGTTTAGCAAACATGTCTTTCTGAAGCAATGCCAGTCAATTTACTGAATAACATTATCAGATTTTAAGTCGAAAAACAAAATAATTGAATATTTTAATTTTTTGTCGCTTGGAAAGAAGAAAATTTTAGATTTAATTGAATGTTATAAAGAAAACATGCGCGCCAAAATGTTGTCGCTCTTTGTTCGATTGCGAAAATACTTTATGGATCTATAGCCGTCTGATCGCAACCGGCGTTTGTAAGAAAAGCCTGCGCATCGGGCGCGAAGCTGGCTTGAGGCACAAGGGTGCGCAACACGGCATAGCCCTGGGTTTCCGGCATTTCCACCAGTATGGTCTGGGCAAGCGCATCGGGTGCCGTGGCGCGCAGCCGGGCGAGTTGGGCCGGGGTGGCAACAATAATGTCAAGCTTGCCCTCGACGGATGTAGCGTCGTTCATACTGTAGACTTCATTGGAATCGCGGTCGAAAATACCCACCGACCAAAAGGGAACGCTGCCCTCTGCTGTCAGATGCACCGGCGCCTCGCTGACATCGAAAGCGCAGGCGGCGAGTTTGAGGAAGGGATCACCATTGGCAAGCCCCGCCCGGTCCGCCCGGCTGTCGAGACTATAGTATTTGAACAGCGGGCCTTCCATCGTCACGCGGGTATAGGCGTCCTTGCCGGTGAAATGCGGCAGCGCCAGGATGATGACGATATGCAGAACCACAGCCCCGACCAGGCCGACAAGAATGGCGTAGATCAGCTTACGCATTGCCGCATCCGATCTGTTCGACATGCGGCATGGCCAGTGTCACCAGACCTGAATTGCCCGCGACCGGCGTGTCCAGCAGAGTGAGGCTGAGCATCAGGTCTTCGCTTCCTGCGGGAATGGCCAGCCAATTGCCGGGCGCTGCTTGCGAACCGATGGTGAT
The Allorhizobium ampelinum S4 genome window above contains:
- a CDS encoding membrane protein; translation: MRKLIYAILVGLVGAVVLHIVIILALPHFTGKDAYTRVTMEGPLFKYYSLDSRADRAGLANGDPFLKLAACAFDVSEAPVHLTAEGSVPFWSVGIFDRDSNEVYSMNDATSVEGKLDIIVATPAQLARLRATAPDALAQTILVEMPETQGYAVLRTLVPQASFAPDAQAFLTNAGCDQTAIDP
- a CDS encoding exopolysaccharide production repressor protein, giving the protein MHKDTESALGYSHAEQLDQKKTELSRNNRREAYDEDLAGTPDRDSMMYAPRVFAGMGVVLLGFAIYNYQSTGLIAATIIRTVVAAIILQSVYFIAIVYLVMRRVKARLATLQNSQASRDGRTQNDQCAGRDLTLAERADNA
- a CDS encoding helix-turn-helix transcriptional regulator encodes the protein MPETIIDCIYEAAAEPAAWENALDRLAHLVGAEGALLVNISDELMPLITTPGVRELYSDFFKQGWTADNIRTKALLSSSKSKFISDVDQFSHEQMRDEPLYRDFLWPRGFGFAAGVSFDLPQEKIIAISIERKRDSGPIEEKHLDLLNSVGRDLRRSLILASQLEFKAVDNSLRALQLARLPTAALTAKGKILGCNTVFEAGNPRYAISAFDQLRFLHPAAQASFEASLAAGMAAGASRDEMQGAQFACPGQPGLPPAVVYLIPAARLNVGLFSPVSFFIILVPLSRSNGLTSEMIQSLMNLTRAEARLTKLLLDGEPLRDAAQALGIQLETARSQIKTVLAKTDMARQTDLIAALTSLHSLEAD